A single Cannabis sativa cultivar Pink pepper isolate KNU-18-1 chromosome 7, ASM2916894v1, whole genome shotgun sequence DNA region contains:
- the LOC133039629 gene encoding uncharacterized protein LOC133039629 encodes MTKNFVSERFFQRLTASKVSTFDGCLRLGFSRSDYCAFTGGACLRTYRFFFRSLTDLPGFRKDHSRVLGLIGLRRQCLPPRHLVPLLIVSCDWEWLDCVLRRGLRVGFVFTRVLAIGIVGVFLVLMASTSTAMDDMEFQYGHIELDDEEECGFEIEDDVEEAVLVDDRWCLVGRFLNARSIDFEAMKHTLAGLWKPGKGLFVKELGPNLFLFQFYHEIDIKRVINGSPWTFNRLPLIFGRVPRGGDPKTIKLNQLDMWIQIHGLSTGFMTEKIVSTAANYIGSFVESDPKNYNGLWRDYLRVRVTVNIDVPLKRRMKLKKTGGEWFYANFKYEFAPTFCFIYGLMGHSENFCPKLFDTPEDEIVKPYGSFMRAQPRRKNYLLSSQYLRTGTEADEQFDHGSPSKVVDDIPDLVDDGNIPLTENLNHNGNKTNVSKSSVNERGKSVVFGNHVPSGKGQPSLFLSGIIGPHGGQGGRGPSTESKRRRQHEGVGGPDYVDMEAEDSADMDVNGLSKNEFEDVLERVRAKLKFEGMFAVDACGRSGGVALLWRNKEDVKVLNYATNFVDVEVRPTDVGEWRLTGFYGESKRSLRGASWEQLRTLARGNTLPWCVIGDMNNVLSQEDKKGGHPYPNWLVDGFRDTIQECGLIDLDIVGHQFTWEKSRGTDNWIEVHLDRALVTDRWLQLFPRAKLINLEVSSSDHCPIFLDLVRHNIVFGSRKFRFENCWLREPLCYQVVKECWEEYNLAGIQEKIQRCGESLSVWGKDYSGNFASRIKYWKKEVRRWKQGRDPDAISKYKEAETELFEVLTQKEVFWRQRSKQLWLQEGDKNSKFFHATASSRRRMNAIDKLQCDDGSWVDWESGLSYVMCSYFQNLFTSSNRTMDDVLDGISASVTSAQNDSLLQPLTDEEVKDALFQMHPDKPPGPDGMTPGFYQKCWTIVGNDVIKQVRSFFLFGQLPTGLNHTNLVLIPKKKNATTMGDMRPIALCNVLYKVCSKVLANRLKHVLPAVISENQSAFIPGRLITDNIMISFEVMHYLKRKRVGKEGYMALKLDMSKSYDRVEWLFLKNIMLKMGFDARVVDLILHCVSTVSYTITHGGREMGPIVPGRGIRQGDPLSPYLFLLYAEGFSSLIKRFEARGALHGCRVCNGAPIISHMLFADDCYIYCKAIEREARSVLLLLQLFERASGPCVNYSKSTIFFSLNTTSASRHDMCNLLRMNEAPEDSLYLGLPCIMGRNKNAILGFLKDKMQKRIQSWEGRLLSKAGKEVLIKTVAQSLPTYAMSVFLLPVETCNKLEGMMSKYWWSSGSNQNRGVSWVSWRKLCRHKHHGGLGFRDLRDFNLAMLGKQAWRLVTNAHSLVSRVYKARYYPQGSFLSASLGPNPSFIWKSIFETQALIKEGARRGVGPGTNISVQFDPWLADDSQPWVTSRANGMETWTVDNLMVVGERAWDLEVVSDIFNDRDKEIIIRTNIDQETPIDTWYWHKDLYGFYTVREAYRLLHHSEITNTSEFEIKIWKIAWKLHVPPKVHQLMWRALSGCLATKVQLTTKHIPLDQVCPMCNQVPETIYHLLVQCSFARSCWHLLVLNLSHTPMESFWDWFSHILLQHSSTAQEELLMVLWAIWYARNEVVWRNKSMSAAEVILLARVVLNQWRNAQQRRMGSLLVPTGSRVDLEHWVKPVMRKIKVNVDGAIFASDGRFGAAGVARDSQGRFIEAFTVLRVGCVDSAMAELVGVKEALSWIKRKHWGPVEIETDSLVVVQAIQSTVEIPSPFGIQVAVCRSLLANLPLVSINFVKRSVNKAAHCLARSSCLYPDRIFSEDDVPADFLSILFVAHVVSISSEMSTTLAVSASSEISAALVVSASSTMSAAFVVLASSAMSADIAALVVLTLSEHFAASVSFVVMTSFMASETVTLETSEAIASSYSSLLANC; translated from the exons ATGACGAAAAATTTCGTCAGTGAAAG GTTTTTTCAGCGTTTGACGGCTTCGAAGGTTTCAACGTTTGACGGCTGCTTGCGACTGGGTTTTTCACGTTCCGATTACTGTGCTTTCACTGGTGGAGCATGCCTTCGAACATACAGGTTCTTTTTTC GGTCCCTCACCGATCTTCCTGGGTTTCGGAAGGATCATAGTCGTGTTCTGGGTTTGATTGGTTTGCGTCGTCAGTGTCTACCCCCTCGGCATCTG GTTCCCTTATTAATTGTTTCTTGTGACTGGGAGTGGTTGGATTGTGTTTTGCGACGAGGATTGCGGGTTGGGTTTGTTTTTACTCGGGTTCTTGCGATTGGGATAGTTGGAGTTTTTCTGGTTTTGATGGCTTCGACAAGTACAGCCATGGATGACATGGAGTTTCAATATGGGCATATAGAATTGGATGATGAGGAAGAATGTGGTTTTGAGATTGAGGATGACGTTGAGGAAGCGGTTCTGGTGGATGATCGTTGGTGTTTGGTGGGGAGGTTTTTGAATGCGAGATCGATAGATTTTGAAGCTATGAAACACACGTTGGCGGGGTTATGGAAACCGGGCAAAGGCTTGTTCGTCAAGGAATTGGGGCCGAACCTTTTCTTATTTCAGTTTTACCATGAGATCGACATTAAGCGTGTTATTAATGGCAGCCCTTGGACTTTCAATAGGCTACCATTGATATTTGGTAGAGTTCCACGAGGTGGAGATCCGAAGACTATAAAGCTTAATCAACTTGATATGTGGATACAGATTCATGGCCTTTCTACGGGATTTATGACGGAGAAAATTGTCTCTACAGCTGCAAACTACATTGGCTCCTTTGTTGAATCGGATCCTAAGAACTATAATGGTCTTTGGCGGGATTATCTTCGAGTCCGAGTGACGGTGAACATTGATGTGCCACTGAAAAGAAGAATGAAGCTTAAGAAAACGGGTGGTGAGTGGTTTTATGCTAATTTTAAATACGAATTTGCTCCGACGTTTTGCTTTATCTATGGCTTGATGGGTCATTCGGAAAACTTTTGTCCTAAGTTATTTGATACACCTGAGGATGAGATTGTTAAACCTTATGGGAGCTTTATGCGTGCGCAACCACGAAGGAAAAATTATCTATTGAGCTCTCAGTATTTACGTACGGGTACGGAGGCTGATGAGCAGTTTGACCATGGCTCCCCG TCAAAGGTGGTTGATGATATTCCCGATTTGGTGGATGATGGGAATATTCCTCTTACCGAAAATTTGAATCATAATGGCAACAAGACTAATGTTTCCAAGTCTAGTGTCAATGAAAGAGGAAAGTCAGTTGTGTTTGGCAACCATGTGCCAAGTGGGAAAGGTCAACCTTCACTTTTCCTTAGTGGCATTATTGGTCCACATGGAGGACAAGGAGGCCGTGGGCCTTCTACTGAGTCCAAAAGAAGGCGCCAACATGAAGGGGTTGGTGGGCCCGACTATGTTGATATGGAAGCGGAGGATAGTGCTGATATGGATGTTAATGGACTCTCAAAAAACGAGTTCGAG GATGTGTTGGAGCGCGTTCGAGCTAAGTTGAAGTTTGAAGGTATGTTTGCGGTTGATGCATGTGGTAGGAGTGGGGGAGTTGCTTTACTATGGAGGAATAAGGAAGACGTCAAAGTGTTGAACTATGCCACGAATTTTGTGGATGTGGAGGTGCGGCCTACTGATGTTGGGGAGTGGCGTCTTACGGGGTTCTATGGGGAATCTAAGAGAAGTTTGCGTGGGGCTTCTTGGGAGCAACTCCGGACGTTGGCTCGTGGAAACACTCTTCCTTGGTGTGTAATTGGCGACATGAACAATGTTTTATCTCAAGAGGACAAAAAAGGGGGACATCCCTATCCTAACTGGTTAGTTGACGGCTTCCGGGACACTATTCAGGAGTGTGGGTTAATTGATTTAGACATTGTGGGACATCAGTTCACTTGGGAGAAAAGTCGTGGAACCGATAATTGGATAGAGGTCCATTTAGATCGTGCTCTGGTGACAGACAGATGGCTCCAACTGTTCCCACGGGCTAAACTTATTAATCTCGAGGTATCTTCTTCTGATCATTGTCCCATTTTCCTTGACTTGGTTCGGCATAATATAGTTTTCGGGAGTCGCAAATTTCGCTTTGAAAATTGCTGGCTTCGGGAACCTCTGTGTTATCAGGTGGTAAAGGAGTGTTGGGAGGAGTATAATTTAGCGGGTATCCAAGAGAAAATCCAACGATGTGGGGAATCTCTTTCGGTTTGGGGCAAAGATTATTCGGGTAATTTTGCTTCTCGTATAAAATATTGGAAGAAGGAGGTGAGGCGGTGGAAGCAAGGTAGAGACCCTGATGCTATTTCTAAATATAAGGAGGCTGAGACAGAACTTTTTGAAGTTCTTACTCAGAAGGAGGTGTTTTGGCGTCAACGATCGAAACAACTGTGGCTCCAGGAGGGggataaaaatagtaaattctTCCATGCAACAGCTTCTTCTCGGCGCCGTATGAATGCTATTGATAAACTCCAATGCGACGATGGAAGTTGGGTTGACTGGGAATCGGGTCTATCATATGTTATGTGTTCTTACTTCCAGAATCTGTTTACTAGCTCCAACCGTACTATGGATGATGTTCTTGATGGGATTTCTGCTTCTGTGACTTCAGCTCAGAATGACTCTCTCTTGCAACCTTTGACTGATGAGGAGGTGAAAGATGCTCTATTTCAAATGCACCCAGATAAACCCCCTGGACCCGATGGCATGACTCCAGGTTTTTATCAAAAGTGTTGGACAATTGTGGGTAATGACGTCATCAAGCAGGTCCGCTCTTTTTTCTTATTTGGACAATTGCCTACTGGTCTTAATCATACTAATTTAGTGTTGATTCCTAAGAAGAAAAATGCCACTACTATGGGTGACATGCGCCCGATTGCTCTTTGTAATGTCCTCTACAAGGTTTGTTCCAAGGTTCTAGCTAATCGGTTGAAGCATGTTCTTCCTGCAGTCATTTCAGAGAATCAGAGTGCTTTCATTCCCGGGCGTCTTATAACTGATAATATTATGATTTCGTTTGAGGTGATGCATTATCTCAAGCGGAAAAGAGTTGGAAAGGAAGGTTATATGGCTCTTAAGCTTGATATGAGTAAATCGTATGACCGTGTTGAGTGGCTTTTTCTTAAGAATATCATGCTAAAAATGGGCTTTGATGCGCGGGTGGTTGATCTTATTTTGCATTGTGTCTCAACAGTTTCGTACACTATTACTCATGGGGGTCGTGAGATGGGGCCGATTGTTCCTGGAAGGGGTATTAGACAAGGAGATCCGCTCTCtccttatttatttcttttgtatgcTGAAGGATTTTCTTCTCTCATAAAGAGATTTGAAGCTCGGGGAGCTCTTCATGGTTGCCGTGTGTGTAATGGTGCCCCCATAATTTCTCATATGTTGTTTGCGGATGACTGCTATATCTATTGTAAGGCTATTGAAAGGGAGGCTCGTAGTGTTCTTCTTTTGCTTCAACTATTTGAACGAGCCTCAGGTCCGTGTGTTAATTACTCTAAATCTACTATCTTCTTTAGTCTCAACACAACTTCGGCCTCTAGACATGATATGTGTAATCTTCTTCGAATGAATGAAGCTCCTGAAGACAGTTTGTATCTTGGCCTTCCTTGTATCATGGGGCGTAATAAGAATGCTATTCTTGGCTTCTTGAAGGATAAGATGCAGAAGAGAATTCAGAGTTGGGAAGGTCGCTTGCTCTCCAAAGCCGGAAAAGAGGTATTGATTAAAACAGTGGCTCAATCTCTTCCTACCTATGCTATGTCTGTTTTCTTGTTGCCGGTGGAAACTTGTAATAAGCTAGAGGGTATGATGAGCAAATATTGGTGGAGTTCGGGATCCAATCAGAACCGTGGGGTAAGTTGGGTGAGTTGGAGGAAGCTGTGCCGCCATAAGCATCATGGGGGGCTTGGTTTTCGAGATTTAAGGGATTTCAACTTAGCCATGTTGGGCAAACAAGCTTGGAGGTTAGTTACAAATGCTCATTCTCTTGTTAGTCGGGTATATAAGGCCCGATATTATCCTCAGGGTTCTTTTTTGAGTGCTTCTCTTGGGCCGAATCCTAGTTTCATTTGGAAGAGTATTTTTGAAACGCAAGCTTTGATTAAGGAGGGAGCTCGTCGGGGGGTTGGTCCAGGTACGAATATTAGTGTTCAATTTGACCCGTGGCTTGCGGATGATTCTCAACCATGGGTTACTTCTAGAGCTAATGGTATGGAGACGTGGACGGTTGATAATCTCATGGTGGTAGGAGAACGGGCGTGGGATTTAGAGGTGGTTTCGGATATATTCAATGACCGAGATAAAGAGATTATCATTCGAACCAACATTGATCAGGAGACTCCTATTGACACTTGGTATTGGCACAAGGATCTTTATGGGTTCTATACTGTGAGGGAGGCATATCGGTTGCTGCACCATTCAGAGATCACTAATACTAGTGAGTTTGAGATTAAGATATGGAAAATTGCATGGAAGCTTCATGTCCCTCCCAAAGTGCACCAACTCATGTGGCGTGCTTTATCTGGTTGTTTGGCTACTAAGGTTCAACTTACTACCAAACATATTCCTCTTGACCAAGTTTGTCCTATGTGCAACCAGGTGCCTGAGACCATTTACCATTTGTTGGTGCAATGTTCTTTTGCACGATCTTGTTGGCATCTTTTGGTTCTAAATTTGAGTCATACGCCTATGGAGTCTTTTTGGGATTGGTTTAGCCACATTCTGCTACAACACTCATCCACGGCCCAGGAAGAATTGCTCATGGTTCTTTGGGCGATTTGGTATGCCCGAAATGAGGTGGTTTGGCGGAACAAATCAATGTCAGCGGCAGAGGTTATTCTATTGGCAAGAGTAGTCCTTAATCAATGGAGAAATGCTCAACAAAGGAGAATGGGGTCTTTACTTGTTCCTACGGGTTCAAGAGTGGACTTAGAGCATTGGGTGAAACCAGTTATGAGAAAGATTAAGGTTAATGTCGATGGTGCAATCTTTGCAAGTGATGGTCGATTTGGAGCGGCAGGGGTGGCCCGGGATTCTCAGGGTCGATTCATTGAAGCCTTCACAGTTTTACGGGTGGGGTGTGTGGATTCGGCTATGGCTGAATTGGTAGGGGTTAAGGAGGCCTTGAGTTGGATAAAGAGGAAACATTGGGGACCGGTTGAGATTGAAACCGATTCTTTGGTCGTTGTCCAGGCAATCCAAAGTACGGTGGAGATACCTTCTCCTTTTGGCATTCAGGTGGCGGTTTGTCGTTCTCTTTTGGCCAATTTGCCGTTAGTctcaattaattttgttaaacgttCTGTAAACAAAGCTGCACATTGTCTTGCTCGTAGCTCTTGTTTGTATCCAGATCGTATTTTTAGTGAGGATGATGTTCCTGctgattttctttctatt TTGTTTGTTGCCCATGTGGTGTCAATATCATCTGAGATGTCTACTACCCTTGCTGTGTCAGCATCATCTGAGATATCGGCGGCCCTTGTTGTGTCGGCATCATCTACGATGTCTGCTGCCTTTGTTGTATTGGCATCGTCTGCGATGTCTGCTGATATTGCTGCTCTTGTGGTGTTGACATTATCTGAACATTTTGCGGCATCTGTGTCATTTGTTGTGATGACATCATTTATGGCATCTGAGACTGTGACACTTGAGACTTCTGAGGCGATTGCATCATCATATTCATCATTACTTGCGAATTGTTAG
- the LOC115697658 gene encoding uncharacterized protein LOC115697658 isoform X2, whose translation MLSLSTARETGSTFNNQEFNNPFKSLKYVLLYPTNFLKFKSTLAIFALTFISLLLFLVIISSNRYSIISFSRYDAIPRNITTFPTIFSDEKEEKTNISHILFGIGGSAKTWNDRRHYSELWWKPNVTRGFVWLDENPETTTSSESFMPYRVSGDTSDFKYSCSYGSRSAVRMARILKESFELGLENVRWFVMGDDDTVFFTENLVVVLGKYDHNQMYYVGGNSESVEQNVIHSYSMAYGGGGFAVSYPLAAELVRVLDSCINRYHKFFGSDQKVQGCLSEIGIPLTRELGFHQLDIRGHSYGLLAAHPVAPLVSLHHINHLEPLFPNQTRIDSLKRLIGAYEMDPGRILQQTVCYDLKRNWSISVSWGYTLQLYPSLVSAKDLTTAWLTFKTWRTWNLGPFTFNTRFFSQDPCKNPVFYFMDRVEKTGSDRTSTTYKKQALTTSDAHQCEHVDYAAALAIHSFNVSAPHFNPELWNKVKRVNNC comes from the exons ATGTTATCATTATCGACCGCAAGAGAAACCGGTAGTACTTTTAACAACCAGGAGTTCAATAATCCCTTCAAATCCCTGAAATATGTCCTATTATATCCCACTAATTTTCTCAAATTCAAGTCAACTCTAGCTATTTTCGCATTGACTTTCATATCTCTTCTCCTATTCTTGGTAATCATCTCTTCTAACCGTTACTCCATCATTTCCTTCTCCCGATACGACGCCATTCCAAGAAACATCACCACTTTCCCAACGATATTTAGCGATGAAAAAGAGGAAAAGACCAATATATCCCACATCCTGTTCGGTATTGGCGGCTCAGCCAAGACATGGAACGACCGGCGCCATTACTCCGAGCTATGGTGGAAGCCCAACGTCACTCGTGGATTCGTCTGGCTCGACGAGAATCCGGAAACGACGACGTCTTCGGAGTCCTTTATGCCGTACAGAGTCTCAGGAGACACGTCGGATTTTAAGTACTCGTGCTCTTACGGCTCCCGGTCCGCGGTTCGGATGGCTAGGATTTTGAAGGAGAGCTTCGAACTAGGTTTGGAGAACGTAAGGTGGTTCGTGATGGGAGATGACGATACTGTTTTCTTTACAGAGAATTTGGTTGTCGTTTTAGGGAAATACGACCATAACCAGATGTACTACGTGGGAGGGAACTCGGAGAGTGTGGAGCAGAATGTGATACATTCTTACTCCATGGCCTATGGAGGTGGTGGTTTCGCCGTTAGCTACCCTTTAGCGGCTGAGCTCGTCAGGGTTTTGGATTCATGTATTAATAGATACCACAAGTTTTTTGGGTCTGATCAGAAAGTTCAAGGCTGTTTAAGCGAAATCGGTATACCCTTAACCAGAGAGCTTGGTTTTCACcag CTTGATATTCGAGGACACTCCTATGGGCTATTGGCAGCGCACCCAGTAGCTCCATTAGTCTCACTCCACCACATAAACCACCTGGAGCCATTGTTTCCTAACCAGACCCGGATTGACTCTCTCAAAAGACTAATCGGTGCATATGAAATGGATCCGGGTCGGATTCTCCAGCAAACGGTGTGCTACGACTTGAAAAGGAATTGGTCAATTTCAGTGTCTTGGGGCTATACATTACAGTTGTATCCTTCACTGGTTTCGGCCAAGGATCTCACCACAGCGTGGTTAACCTTCAAGACGTGGCGAACGTGGAATCTTGGTCCTTTTACTTTCAATACCCGATTCTTCAGCCAAGACCCGTGTAAGAACCCGGTTTTCTATTTTATGGATCGGGTTGAGAAAACGGGTTCGGACCGGACGTCCACCACTTATAAAAAACAGGCATTGACCACCAGTGATGCCCACCAATGTGAACATGTGGATTACGCTGCAGCGCTTGCTATTCACTCTTTTAATGTCTCGGCTCCTCATTTCAACCCTGAGTTGTGGAATAAG GTTAAAAGAGTCAACAATTGCTAA
- the LOC115697658 gene encoding uncharacterized protein LOC115697658 isoform X1 translates to MLSLSTARETGSTFNNQEFNNPFKSLKYVLLYPTNFLKFKSTLAIFALTFISLLLFLVIISSNRYSIISFSRYDAIPRNITTFPTIFSDEKEEKTNISHILFGIGGSAKTWNDRRHYSELWWKPNVTRGFVWLDENPETTTSSESFMPYRVSGDTSDFKYSCSYGSRSAVRMARILKESFELGLENVRWFVMGDDDTVFFTENLVVVLGKYDHNQMYYVGGNSESVEQNVIHSYSMAYGGGGFAVSYPLAAELVRVLDSCINRYHKFFGSDQKVQGCLSEIGIPLTRELGFHQLDIRGHSYGLLAAHPVAPLVSLHHINHLEPLFPNQTRIDSLKRLIGAYEMDPGRILQQTVCYDLKRNWSISVSWGYTLQLYPSLVSAKDLTTAWLTFKTWRTWNLGPFTFNTRFFSQDPCKNPVFYFMDRVEKTGSDRTSTTYKKQALTTSDAHQCEHVDYAAALAIHSFNVSAPHFNPELWNKAPRRQCCEIINDGDTTEGGTPQLLIRGCNQYESVTPN, encoded by the exons ATGTTATCATTATCGACCGCAAGAGAAACCGGTAGTACTTTTAACAACCAGGAGTTCAATAATCCCTTCAAATCCCTGAAATATGTCCTATTATATCCCACTAATTTTCTCAAATTCAAGTCAACTCTAGCTATTTTCGCATTGACTTTCATATCTCTTCTCCTATTCTTGGTAATCATCTCTTCTAACCGTTACTCCATCATTTCCTTCTCCCGATACGACGCCATTCCAAGAAACATCACCACTTTCCCAACGATATTTAGCGATGAAAAAGAGGAAAAGACCAATATATCCCACATCCTGTTCGGTATTGGCGGCTCAGCCAAGACATGGAACGACCGGCGCCATTACTCCGAGCTATGGTGGAAGCCCAACGTCACTCGTGGATTCGTCTGGCTCGACGAGAATCCGGAAACGACGACGTCTTCGGAGTCCTTTATGCCGTACAGAGTCTCAGGAGACACGTCGGATTTTAAGTACTCGTGCTCTTACGGCTCCCGGTCCGCGGTTCGGATGGCTAGGATTTTGAAGGAGAGCTTCGAACTAGGTTTGGAGAACGTAAGGTGGTTCGTGATGGGAGATGACGATACTGTTTTCTTTACAGAGAATTTGGTTGTCGTTTTAGGGAAATACGACCATAACCAGATGTACTACGTGGGAGGGAACTCGGAGAGTGTGGAGCAGAATGTGATACATTCTTACTCCATGGCCTATGGAGGTGGTGGTTTCGCCGTTAGCTACCCTTTAGCGGCTGAGCTCGTCAGGGTTTTGGATTCATGTATTAATAGATACCACAAGTTTTTTGGGTCTGATCAGAAAGTTCAAGGCTGTTTAAGCGAAATCGGTATACCCTTAACCAGAGAGCTTGGTTTTCACcag CTTGATATTCGAGGACACTCCTATGGGCTATTGGCAGCGCACCCAGTAGCTCCATTAGTCTCACTCCACCACATAAACCACCTGGAGCCATTGTTTCCTAACCAGACCCGGATTGACTCTCTCAAAAGACTAATCGGTGCATATGAAATGGATCCGGGTCGGATTCTCCAGCAAACGGTGTGCTACGACTTGAAAAGGAATTGGTCAATTTCAGTGTCTTGGGGCTATACATTACAGTTGTATCCTTCACTGGTTTCGGCCAAGGATCTCACCACAGCGTGGTTAACCTTCAAGACGTGGCGAACGTGGAATCTTGGTCCTTTTACTTTCAATACCCGATTCTTCAGCCAAGACCCGTGTAAGAACCCGGTTTTCTATTTTATGGATCGGGTTGAGAAAACGGGTTCGGACCGGACGTCCACCACTTATAAAAAACAGGCATTGACCACCAGTGATGCCCACCAATGTGAACATGTGGATTACGCTGCAGCGCTTGCTATTCACTCTTTTAATGTCTCGGCTCCTCATTTCAACCCTGAGTTGTGGAATAAG GCACCACGTAGACAATGCTGTGAGATCATTAACGACGGCGACACAACAGAAGGGGGCACACCACAACTCCTAATCAGAGGCTGCAATCAGTATGAGAGTGTCACTCCtaattag
- the LOC115699602 gene encoding uncharacterized protein LOC115699602, translating into MGFNVPPYYGCWENIPKAYKMPIPPKFGEYFHLDRSWPYWHEVLSSIDNECKRRYKDRKSRHKQHFKDVGGYDDVEKAKKIHQKDKMLQHGIYKLISHFLNPKHIERSKKNIANRAKYLYPSLQGSSSYANHRYKRMNQETKELPGIIDT; encoded by the exons ATGGGATTTAATGTCCCTCCATATTATGGTTGTTGGGAAAATATTCCTAAGGCGTACAAGATGCCAATACCACCCAAATTTGGT GAATATTTTCACTTGGATCGCAGTTGGCCTTACTGGCACGAAGTACTTTCTAGTATCGATAACGAGTGTAAGAGACGTTACAAAGACCGAAAATCAAGGCACAAACAACACTTTAAGGATGTTGGTGGTTATGATGATGTGGAGAAAGCTAAAAAAATCCACCAGAAGGACAAGATGCTGCAACATGggatatataaattaatttctcattttttgaatccaaaacacatagaaagatcaaagaaaaatattgcaaaTAGAGCAAAGTATTTGTATCCCAGTCTCCAGGGTTCATCATCTTATGCTAATCACAGATATAAAAGG ATGAATCAAGAGACTAAAGAATTGCCTGGCATAATCGACACTTAG
- the LOC133029162 gene encoding uncharacterized protein LOC133029162 → MCASIIVLFSGRRMRRRSFALYVANHSIDVLMCNFLQTKFVLPRDNPTFVDYGEYEMSKGLRDWRADCKKKWIQNIEELGQERANMSPPEGVTQEVWSDCIAYWSTDKQKARAAKNKESRGKMKFLGGWGSKPIVSHLVEGANPDTGELPTAVETFQKFHHKGNDWRNEFAQQAYVSLRFNSIFIYFFQFILC, encoded by the exons ATGTGTGCAAGTATAATTGTGCTATTTTCTGGAAGGAGAATGAGAAGAAGGAGTTTTGCCCTGTATGTGGCGAATCACTCAATAGATGTATTAATGTGTAACTTTTTGCAGACCAAGTTTGTCCTCCCACGAGATAACCCTACATTCGTAGACTACGGTGAGTACGAGATGTCAAAGGGTTTACGTGACTGGAGGGCAGACTGCAAGAAGAAGTGGATACAAAACATTGAGGAGCTTGGACAGGAGAGGGCCAACATGTCACCTCCTGAGGGAGTAACTCAAGAGGTGTGGAGTGACTGCATCGCTTATTGGAGCACAGACAAACAAAAG gcgagagcagcgaaaaataaagaaagtcggGGTAAGATGAAATTTCTAGGAGGCTGGGGCTCCAAGCCTATTGTTTCACATCTTGTCGAAGgg gctaaccccgacacaggagaactgccaactgcggtggaaacttttcaaaagtttcaccataaaggcaacgattggcgcaacgagttcgcgcaacaagcttacgtaagtttacgttttaattcaatttttatttatttctttcaatttattttgtgttaa